The Burkholderia cepacia ATCC 25416 genome includes a window with the following:
- a CDS encoding transporter substrate-binding domain-containing protein, producing MKKLLGAIAFLVVLVGVWIVHQGGLSTLIPAHDAAPASTSAQNGDSGQAAQTPPSASVLPAGFTPQASTLKSIAENGIVRISVQNPSEPFFGEDKGSPHGFNVEFARLLFADPSFSHGGKPVVVDTRHEVDTYPGVPKQLLDTDAKGNHVVDVAMDGLTFPDNTPAGVVYSVPYVDDFGYSLIVRQGSAIRSTDDLTGKTVGILKGDPDVRAFVTRQYPNVKFVEVDDSDPAFIAKSIDGHTVDAFIYDYPFAVSSIKGTDLKFAVTKLDGSNIAYKIGVRADDQDLLIYLNAAIAKLKQSPQYLELLRKYFVSDQAVTTAAASGEHTYVVKAGDTLNMIAASKLGSGQRYREIQRRNNLANPNLILAGQHLVIPVR from the coding sequence ATGAAAAAACTGCTTGGCGCCATCGCGTTTCTGGTAGTGCTCGTCGGCGTATGGATCGTTCATCAGGGCGGCCTGTCGACGCTGATTCCCGCGCATGACGCGGCCCCGGCCTCGACATCCGCGCAAAACGGCGACAGCGGCCAGGCGGCGCAGACGCCGCCGTCGGCCAGCGTGCTGCCGGCCGGCTTCACGCCGCAGGCCAGCACGCTGAAATCGATCGCGGAAAACGGCATCGTGCGGATCTCGGTGCAGAACCCGAGCGAACCGTTCTTCGGCGAGGACAAGGGCTCGCCGCACGGCTTCAACGTCGAGTTCGCGCGGCTGCTGTTCGCGGACCCGTCGTTCTCGCACGGCGGCAAGCCGGTCGTCGTCGATACGCGCCACGAGGTCGACACGTACCCCGGCGTGCCGAAACAACTGCTCGATACCGACGCGAAGGGGAACCACGTGGTCGACGTGGCGATGGACGGGCTGACGTTCCCGGACAACACGCCGGCAGGCGTCGTCTATTCGGTGCCGTACGTCGACGATTTCGGCTATTCGCTGATCGTGCGGCAAGGCTCCGCCATCCGCTCGACCGACGATCTCACGGGCAAGACGGTCGGCATCCTGAAGGGCGACCCGGACGTGCGTGCGTTCGTCACGCGCCAGTATCCGAACGTGAAATTCGTCGAAGTCGACGATTCCGATCCGGCATTCATCGCGAAGAGCATCGACGGCCATACGGTCGATGCGTTCATCTACGACTATCCGTTCGCGGTCAGCTCGATCAAGGGCACCGACCTGAAATTCGCGGTGACCAAGCTCGACGGCTCGAACATCGCGTACAAGATCGGCGTGCGCGCGGATGACCAGGATCTGCTGATCTACCTGAATGCCGCGATCGCGAAGCTCAAGCAGTCGCCGCAGTATCTCGAGCTGCTGCGCAAGTACTTCGTCAGCGACCAGGCGGTGACGACCGCGGCCGCGTCGGGCGAACACACGTACGTGGTGAAGGCGGGCGACACGCTGAACATGATCGCGGCGAGCAAGCTCGGCAGCGGCCAGCGCTATCGCGAGATTCAACGCCGCAACAACCTCGCCAACCCGAACCTGATCCTGGCGGGCCAGCATCTCGTGATTCCGGTGCGCTGA
- a CDS encoding calcium:proton antiporter produces MPLSSNQLPHWTLVAPLAAWLVLALSRVVPAEGLVIAVFAAALAGAVFAAVHHAEVVAHRVGEPFGTLVLAVAVTVIEVALIVSVMLGAGPEKSGLARDTVFAAVMIICNGIVGICLLVGAWKHGEQDFQGRGASKALAVLASLSVLSLVMPNYLNAAPGPFFSKSQLAFAGVSSLVLYGAFVFVQTVRHRDYFLTAHDSANESVHAAPPSSRTALISLLLLFASLVAVVLLAKLLSPAVEHAVLRLGAPEAAVGIVIAALVLLPEGLAAVTAARANRLQTSMNLALGSALASIGLTIPTVAAVFIWVGQPLTLGIGPMETVLLALTLLVSTLTLSQGRTTVLHGVVHLSLFAAYLFLSITH; encoded by the coding sequence ATGCCGCTCTCGTCCAACCAACTCCCGCACTGGACCCTCGTGGCCCCGCTTGCCGCATGGCTGGTCCTCGCGCTGTCGCGCGTCGTGCCGGCCGAAGGCCTCGTCATCGCGGTGTTCGCCGCCGCACTCGCCGGCGCCGTGTTCGCCGCCGTCCACCACGCCGAAGTCGTCGCCCATCGGGTCGGCGAACCGTTCGGCACGCTCGTGCTCGCGGTCGCCGTGACCGTCATCGAAGTCGCGCTGATCGTGTCGGTAATGCTCGGCGCCGGCCCCGAGAAATCGGGCCTCGCACGCGACACCGTGTTCGCCGCCGTGATGATCATCTGCAACGGTATCGTCGGCATCTGCCTGCTGGTCGGCGCATGGAAGCACGGCGAGCAGGACTTCCAGGGGCGCGGCGCGAGCAAGGCGCTCGCGGTGCTGGCTTCCCTGTCCGTGCTGTCGCTCGTGATGCCGAACTACCTGAACGCCGCACCGGGCCCGTTCTTTTCGAAATCGCAGCTCGCGTTCGCCGGCGTGTCGTCGCTCGTGCTGTACGGCGCATTCGTGTTCGTGCAGACCGTGCGTCACCGCGACTACTTTCTCACCGCGCACGACAGCGCGAACGAATCGGTGCACGCGGCGCCGCCGAGCAGCCGCACCGCGCTGATCAGCCTGCTGCTGCTGTTCGCGAGCCTCGTCGCGGTCGTGCTGCTCGCGAAGCTGCTGTCGCCGGCCGTCGAGCATGCCGTATTGCGGCTCGGTGCGCCCGAAGCCGCGGTCGGTATCGTGATCGCCGCGCTCGTGCTGCTGCCGGAAGGGCTCGCGGCCGTCACCGCCGCACGCGCGAATCGCCTGCAGACCAGCATGAACCTTGCGCTCGGGTCGGCGCTCGCGAGTATCGGGCTCACGATCCCGACCGTCGCGGCCGTGTTCATCTGGGTCGGCCAGCCGCTCACGCTCGGCATCGGCCCGATGGAAACCGTGCTGCTGGCACTGACGCTGCTCGTCAGCACGCTGACGCTCAGCCAGGGCCGCACGACGGTGCTGCACGGCGTCGTGCACCTGTCGCTGTTCGCCGCCTACCTGTTCCTGTCGATCACCCACTGA
- a CDS encoding 3-hydroxyacyl-CoA dehydrogenase produces MAVSSAHSVNPGALAPSAVVGVIGAGAMGAGIAQVAAAAGHTVLLYDLNEAACDKALAGIRAQFARLAEKGRLEPAQADAAGSRLRAVRALADFAGAALIVEAAAERLDVKREIFATLERHVDDACLLATNTSSISITSIAAGLRAPQRVAGLHFFNPAPLMALVEVVSGLATAPEVAQVLVATAAAWGKQPVMAKSTPGFIVNRVARPYYAEALRVLNEQGGAPASIDAVMREAGGFRMGPFELMDLIGHDVNFAVTESVFRAYFNDPRYTPSLIQQELVNAGFLGRKSGRGFYSYTDGATPPAPDLEAPRAAPADVALFAQDGPAAALHTRFTERIAGARQAGAHADDLLATAGRASIALTDGRTATARAAQTGVADLVLVDLARDYTQAGLVALTRALQCSDAAYADAVGLFQQAGFRVVGIADVPGMVAMRTVAMLANEAADTVNQGVCSPADLDLAMEKGVNYPCGPLAWADAIGIGRVFRVLSNLAASYGEDRYRVSPRIAALHAAGRTFRS; encoded by the coding sequence ATGGCTGTTTCTTCTGCACATTCGGTGAACCCGGGCGCGCTGGCGCCGTCGGCAGTCGTCGGCGTGATCGGTGCCGGCGCGATGGGCGCGGGCATTGCGCAGGTCGCGGCGGCGGCCGGCCATACGGTGCTGCTGTACGACCTGAACGAAGCCGCTTGCGACAAGGCGCTGGCCGGCATCCGCGCGCAGTTCGCGCGGCTCGCGGAGAAGGGCCGGCTCGAACCGGCACAGGCTGATGCGGCAGGCAGCCGGCTCCGCGCGGTGCGTGCGCTGGCCGATTTCGCAGGTGCAGCGCTGATCGTCGAGGCGGCCGCCGAGCGGCTCGACGTGAAGCGCGAGATCTTCGCGACGCTCGAGCGCCATGTCGACGACGCGTGCCTGCTGGCGACCAACACGTCGTCGATCTCGATCACGTCGATCGCGGCCGGGCTGCGCGCGCCGCAGCGCGTCGCCGGCCTGCATTTCTTCAACCCGGCACCGCTGATGGCGCTCGTCGAGGTGGTCAGCGGGCTCGCGACCGCGCCCGAAGTCGCACAGGTGCTGGTTGCGACCGCCGCCGCGTGGGGCAAGCAGCCCGTGATGGCCAAATCGACGCCGGGCTTCATCGTGAACCGCGTCGCACGGCCGTATTACGCGGAGGCGCTGCGCGTGCTGAACGAACAGGGTGGTGCGCCGGCGTCGATCGACGCGGTGATGCGCGAGGCCGGCGGCTTCCGGATGGGGCCGTTCGAGCTGATGGACCTGATCGGCCACGACGTGAACTTCGCGGTGACCGAATCGGTGTTCCGCGCGTACTTCAACGACCCGCGCTACACGCCGTCTCTGATCCAGCAGGAACTCGTGAACGCGGGTTTCCTCGGGCGCAAGTCGGGGCGCGGTTTCTATTCGTATACGGACGGCGCGACGCCGCCCGCGCCCGATCTCGAAGCCCCGCGCGCCGCGCCGGCCGACGTCGCACTGTTTGCGCAGGACGGCCCGGCAGCCGCGCTGCATACGCGCTTCACCGAACGCATCGCGGGCGCCCGGCAGGCCGGCGCGCATGCCGACGACCTGCTCGCGACGGCCGGCCGCGCGTCGATCGCGCTGACCGACGGCCGCACCGCGACCGCGCGCGCCGCGCAGACGGGCGTGGCCGATCTCGTGCTGGTCGACCTGGCGCGCGATTACACGCAGGCCGGGCTCGTCGCGCTGACGCGTGCGCTCCAGTGCAGCGACGCGGCCTATGCGGACGCGGTCGGCCTGTTCCAGCAGGCGGGTTTTCGCGTCGTCGGCATCGCCGACGTGCCGGGCATGGTCGCGATGCGCACCGTCGCGATGCTCGCGAACGAGGCGGCCGACACGGTGAACCAGGGCGTGTGCTCGCCCGCCGATCTCGATCTCGCGATGGAGAAGGGCGTGAACTACCCGTGCGGCCCGCTCGCGTGGGCCGATGCGATCGGCATCGGCCGCGTGTTTCGCGTGCTGTCGAACCTGGCGGCGAGCTACGGCGAGGACCGCTATCGCGTGTCGCCGCGCATCGCCGCACTGCATGCGGCCGGCCGCACGTTCCGGTCGTAA
- the paaK gene encoding phenylacetate--CoA ligase PaaK: MTHPTHPAAALEPIETASRDELQALQLERMKWSLRHAYDNVPHYRRTFDAAGVHPDDLKSLADLAKFPFSTKNDLRDNYPFGLFAVPREQVVRVHASSGTTGKPTVVGYTARDIDTWANVTARSIRAAGGRPGDTLHNAFGYGLFTGGLGIHYGAERLGCMVVPMSGGQTEKQVQLIRDFEPKIILVTPSYMLNLIDEMVRQGMDPAESSLKIGIFGAEPWTQALREEVETRVGIDALDIYGLSEVMGPGVACECVETKDGPVIWEDHFYPEIIDPVTGEVLPDGSQGELVFTSLTKEAMPVIRYRTRDLTALLPPTARAMRRLAKITGRSDDMLIVRGVNVFPSQIEEIVVALPQLSGQFQITLSRDGHMDRLDLAVELRSEAAASVTESDRAALARELQHRIKTMVGVSSGVTVLAAGGIPATATGKARRVIDRRQAA; the protein is encoded by the coding sequence ATGACCCACCCGACGCATCCCGCCGCCGCCCTCGAGCCGATCGAGACCGCCAGCCGCGACGAACTGCAGGCACTGCAGCTCGAGCGCATGAAGTGGTCGCTGCGCCACGCATACGACAACGTCCCGCACTATCGCCGCACGTTCGATGCGGCCGGCGTGCACCCGGACGACCTGAAGTCGCTCGCCGATCTCGCGAAATTCCCGTTCTCGACCAAGAACGATTTGCGCGACAACTATCCGTTCGGGCTGTTCGCGGTGCCGCGCGAGCAGGTCGTGCGCGTGCACGCGTCGAGCGGCACGACGGGCAAGCCGACGGTGGTCGGCTACACCGCGCGCGACATCGATACCTGGGCGAACGTGACCGCGCGCTCGATCCGCGCGGCCGGCGGCCGCCCGGGCGACACGCTGCACAACGCGTTCGGCTATGGCCTCTTCACGGGCGGCCTCGGGATTCACTATGGTGCGGAACGGCTCGGCTGCATGGTCGTGCCGATGTCGGGCGGGCAGACCGAGAAGCAGGTGCAACTGATCCGCGATTTCGAGCCGAAGATCATCCTCGTCACGCCGTCGTACATGCTGAACCTGATCGACGAGATGGTGCGACAGGGGATGGACCCGGCCGAGTCGTCGCTGAAGATCGGCATCTTCGGCGCCGAGCCGTGGACGCAGGCGCTGCGCGAGGAAGTGGAGACGCGCGTGGGCATCGACGCGCTGGACATCTACGGGCTGTCGGAAGTGATGGGGCCGGGCGTTGCGTGCGAATGCGTCGAGACGAAGGACGGCCCGGTAATCTGGGAAGACCATTTCTATCCGGAGATCATCGATCCCGTCACGGGCGAAGTGCTGCCCGACGGCAGCCAGGGCGAGCTCGTGTTCACGTCGCTGACGAAGGAAGCGATGCCGGTGATCCGCTACCGCACGCGCGACCTCACCGCGCTGCTGCCGCCGACCGCGCGCGCGATGCGCCGGCTCGCGAAGATCACCGGCCGCTCCGACGACATGCTGATCGTGCGCGGCGTGAACGTGTTCCCGAGCCAGATCGAGGAGATCGTCGTCGCGCTGCCGCAGCTGTCGGGCCAGTTCCAGATCACGCTGTCGCGCGACGGTCACATGGACCGGCTCGACCTCGCGGTCGAACTGCGCTCCGAAGCGGCCGCGTCCGTCACCGAAAGCGATCGCGCGGCGCTCGCGCGCGAGCTGCAGCACCGGATCAAGACGATGGTCGGCGTGTCGTCCGGCGTGACGGTGCTGGCGGCGGGCGGCATTCCCGCGACCGCGACCGGCAAGGCCCGGCGCGTGATCGACCGCCGCCAGGCCGCGTAA
- a CDS encoding enoyl-CoA hydratase-related protein, which produces MDGLNTLAVTVDARGIATVALQRGDVLNAFDETMIAELTGAFTTLGSRDDVRAIVLRSDGRAFCAGADLQWMQRASANDAAANLRDAERFAAMMRAIRQCPKPTVARVQGHAFGGGVGLCAACDIVIASDHARFSVSEARFGILPAVIGPYLVEAVGQRQARRLALTATQLAAGEAVAIGLIHQAVPLESLDEALDRTLAELGRNGPNALMEIKRFFDTIGEYPSSDERAAFTAQTISRVRATPEAKEGFAAFFAKRPPAWEAGAE; this is translated from the coding sequence ATGGATGGATTGAATACCCTGGCCGTCACGGTCGATGCGCGCGGCATCGCAACCGTCGCGTTGCAGCGCGGCGACGTGCTCAACGCGTTCGACGAGACGATGATCGCCGAACTGACCGGCGCGTTCACCACGCTCGGCTCACGCGACGACGTGCGCGCGATCGTGCTGCGTTCGGACGGCCGCGCGTTCTGCGCCGGCGCCGACCTGCAGTGGATGCAGCGCGCGAGCGCGAACGACGCGGCCGCGAACCTGCGCGATGCGGAGCGGTTCGCCGCGATGATGCGCGCGATCCGGCAATGCCCGAAGCCGACGGTGGCGCGCGTGCAAGGTCACGCGTTCGGCGGCGGCGTCGGCCTGTGCGCGGCGTGCGACATCGTGATTGCGAGCGATCACGCACGCTTCTCGGTCAGCGAGGCACGCTTCGGGATCCTGCCGGCCGTGATCGGGCCGTATCTGGTCGAGGCGGTCGGTCAGCGCCAGGCGCGGCGGCTCGCGCTCACCGCGACGCAGCTCGCCGCCGGCGAGGCGGTCGCGATCGGCCTGATCCACCAGGCCGTGCCGCTCGAGTCGCTCGACGAAGCGCTCGACCGGACGCTCGCCGAACTCGGCCGGAACGGCCCGAACGCGCTGATGGAGATCAAGCGCTTCTTCGACACGATCGGCGAGTATCCGTCGTCCGACGAGCGCGCGGCGTTCACCGCGCAGACGATCTCCCGCGTGCGGGCGACGCCGGAAGCGAAGGAAGGCTTCGCCGCGTTCTTCGCGAAGCGGCCGCCGGCATGGGAGGCGGGCGCCGAATAA
- a CDS encoding MarC family protein — MIVNRLISEILFGFTGLIGIINPIGIAFLFLERTEALTEHERDLLARKVAFNSFIVLLVAFFAGTPVLHFFGISMEALRIGGGFAVAVAGWQMLNEPDGPGGGDTPVKPIDANAIMTRAFFPLTVPLTVGPGSIATAIALNANRTHKLSEFMLSSIVSIAVSVLVAVVIWQVYSRSALLSRYLGSEGTKVAKRVSAFLLLCIGVQIMLTGFSAFLQPIADQAK, encoded by the coding sequence ATGATCGTCAACCGCCTTATCTCCGAGATCCTGTTCGGCTTCACCGGCCTGATCGGCATCATCAACCCGATCGGCATCGCGTTCCTGTTTCTCGAACGGACCGAGGCGCTCACCGAACACGAGCGGGACCTGCTCGCCCGGAAGGTCGCGTTCAACTCGTTCATCGTGCTGCTGGTCGCGTTTTTCGCCGGCACGCCGGTGCTGCATTTCTTCGGGATTTCGATGGAAGCGCTGCGGATCGGCGGCGGCTTCGCGGTTGCCGTGGCCGGCTGGCAGATGCTGAACGAACCCGACGGGCCGGGCGGCGGCGACACGCCGGTCAAGCCGATCGACGCGAACGCGATCATGACGCGCGCGTTCTTCCCGCTGACCGTGCCGCTGACGGTCGGCCCCGGCTCGATCGCGACCGCGATCGCGCTGAACGCGAACCGCACGCACAAGCTGTCGGAGTTCATGCTGTCGAGCATCGTGTCGATCGCCGTGTCCGTGCTGGTCGCGGTCGTGATCTGGCAGGTCTACAGCCGCTCCGCGCTGCTGTCGCGCTACCTCGGCAGCGAAGGCACGAAGGTCGCGAAGCGCGTGTCGGCGTTCCTGCTGCTGTGCATCGGCGTGCAGATCATGCTGACCGGCTTTTCCGCGTTCCTGCAGCCAATCGCCGACCAGGCCAAGTAA
- a CDS encoding aldo/keto reductase codes for MEYVKFGSTGLEVSSLVLGCMTFGEPSRGSHPWTLPEAESRPIIQRAVEAGINFFDTANIYSDGTSEEIVGRALRDFAKRDEIVIATKVFYRMRPGPNGAGLSRKAIMTDIDQSLKRLGTDYVDLYQIHRWDYGTPIEETLEALHDVVKAGKARYIGASSMSAWQFAKALHTSKQHGWTRFVSMQNHLNLLYREEEREMLPLCADEGIAVIPWSPLARGRLTRNWDESTERQQSDAVGQRLYDATAESDRAVVDAVATIAAARNVPRAQVALAWVAQKAGVTAPIVGISKPRQLDDALAALELKLTDDEIATLERPYVPHAVAGFD; via the coding sequence ATGGAATACGTGAAATTCGGATCGACAGGGCTGGAAGTGTCCAGCCTGGTGCTGGGTTGCATGACGTTCGGCGAACCGTCGCGCGGCTCGCACCCGTGGACGCTGCCGGAAGCGGAGAGCCGCCCGATCATCCAGCGGGCGGTCGAAGCCGGCATCAACTTCTTCGATACCGCGAACATCTATTCGGACGGCACGTCGGAGGAGATCGTCGGCCGCGCGCTGCGCGATTTCGCGAAACGCGACGAGATCGTGATCGCGACCAAGGTGTTCTACCGGATGCGGCCGGGGCCGAACGGCGCGGGGTTGTCGCGCAAGGCGATCATGACCGACATCGACCAGAGCCTGAAGCGGCTCGGCACCGATTACGTCGATCTCTACCAGATTCACCGCTGGGATTACGGCACGCCGATCGAGGAGACGCTCGAGGCGCTGCACGACGTCGTGAAGGCCGGCAAGGCGCGCTATATCGGCGCGTCGTCGATGTCCGCGTGGCAATTCGCGAAGGCGCTGCATACGTCGAAGCAGCACGGCTGGACCCGCTTCGTCAGCATGCAGAACCACCTGAACCTGCTGTATCGGGAAGAAGAGCGGGAAATGCTGCCGCTGTGCGCAGACGAGGGGATCGCGGTGATTCCATGGAGCCCGCTCGCGCGCGGCCGCCTGACGCGCAACTGGGACGAGTCGACCGAGCGGCAGCAGAGCGACGCGGTCGGCCAGCGGCTTTACGACGCGACGGCGGAGTCGGACAGGGCGGTCGTCGACGCCGTCGCGACGATCGCGGCCGCACGAAACGTGCCGCGTGCGCAGGTGGCACTCGCGTGGGTCGCGCAGAAGGCCGGGGTCACCGCGCCGATCGTCGGTATTTCGAAGCCGCGGCAACTGGACGACGCACTGGCCGCGCTCGAGCTGAAGCTGACCGACGACGAGATCGCCACGCTCGAGCGCCCGTACGTGCCGCACGCGGTCGCCGGGTTCGACTGA
- a CDS encoding CPBP family intramembrane glutamic endopeptidase: MSLSLLPSATIWLALFAAAAFAWHRPQHGLSVGLAALAYACALAFGKLAPLALAPLALLAAAAWGVMPGRPRAVRIAAHAVFAALAVALSLHLLPGFHNPLVIAPTRFTPDAVPFTMYLNLDKPLVGLWLVWVLPWVAPDVPLSRALRTGAVAAVATAAACLAGALAFGMVGWAPKWPASGWLWLVNNLLLVTLAEEALFRGYVQGGLTRAFGAFAWGPWAALAIGAVLFGAAHAAGGWSWIVLGTVAGVGYGLAWRRGGLLASALAHAGLNVVHFGLFTYPMLAAAR, from the coding sequence ATGTCCCTCTCGCTCCTTCCATCCGCCACGATCTGGCTCGCCCTGTTCGCGGCCGCCGCGTTTGCGTGGCATCGCCCGCAGCACGGGCTGAGCGTCGGCCTTGCCGCGCTCGCTTATGCGTGCGCGCTGGCGTTCGGCAAGCTCGCGCCGCTCGCGCTGGCGCCGCTCGCGTTGCTGGCCGCGGCCGCCTGGGGCGTGATGCCCGGGCGCCCGCGCGCGGTGCGCATCGCCGCGCACGCCGTCTTCGCCGCACTCGCGGTCGCGCTCAGCCTGCACCTGCTTCCCGGCTTCCACAATCCCCTCGTGATCGCCCCGACGCGCTTCACGCCGGATGCCGTCCCGTTCACGATGTACCTGAACCTGGACAAGCCGCTCGTCGGCCTGTGGCTGGTGTGGGTGCTGCCGTGGGTCGCCCCGGACGTCCCGCTGTCGCGCGCGCTGCGCACCGGCGCGGTGGCGGCCGTCGCCACGGCGGCCGCGTGCCTGGCCGGCGCGCTCGCGTTCGGCATGGTCGGCTGGGCGCCCAAGTGGCCGGCGTCGGGCTGGCTGTGGCTCGTCAATAACCTGCTGCTCGTGACGCTCGCCGAGGAGGCGCTGTTCCGCGGCTACGTGCAGGGCGGGCTGACGCGCGCGTTCGGTGCGTTCGCGTGGGGGCCATGGGCCGCGCTGGCGATCGGCGCGGTGCTGTTCGGCGCCGCGCACGCGGCCGGCGGCTGGTCATGGATCGTGCTCGGCACGGTGGCCGGCGTCGGCTACGGCCTCGCATGGCGGCGCGGCGGACTGCTCGCGTCCGCGCTCGCGCATGCGGGGCTCAACGTCGTCCACTTCGGACTGTTCACCTACCCGATGCTCGCCGCCGCGCGCTGA
- a CDS encoding VC0807 family protein: MKPRAGLILELFVNLVLPWVAYRAAQPYFGETGALYASAVPPVIWSIVEFIRSRRVDAVAAIVLLGIALSIIGMAFGGSARTLLMRESLASGTIGVVFLLSLFRERPLIFYLARATIAREMDGGAAHFEAVWNAQPGLRQMLRRMTFVWGGFMTLEMLLRCWMVVTWPVERVLVVSPIIGYTVFGCLLTWTFWYRRRMRVRNSVHIPGRDGVTETAGR; the protein is encoded by the coding sequence GTGAAACCGCGAGCCGGACTGATTCTCGAACTCTTCGTCAACCTGGTGCTGCCCTGGGTTGCCTACCGGGCCGCGCAGCCGTATTTCGGCGAAACCGGCGCGCTGTACGCGTCGGCGGTCCCGCCGGTCATCTGGTCGATCGTCGAATTCATTCGCTCACGCCGCGTCGATGCGGTGGCGGCCATCGTGCTGCTCGGCATCGCGCTGTCGATCATCGGGATGGCGTTCGGCGGCAGCGCACGCACGCTGCTGATGCGCGAATCGCTCGCGTCGGGCACGATCGGCGTCGTGTTCCTGCTGTCGCTGTTCCGCGAACGCCCGCTGATCTTCTATCTCGCGCGCGCCACCATCGCCCGCGAGATGGATGGCGGTGCCGCGCATTTCGAAGCGGTCTGGAACGCGCAGCCGGGGCTGCGGCAGATGCTCCGGCGCATGACCTTCGTCTGGGGCGGGTTCATGACGCTGGAAATGCTGCTGCGCTGCTGGATGGTCGTGACCTGGCCGGTCGAACGCGTGCTGGTCGTGTCGCCGATCATCGGCTATACCGTGTTCGGCTGTCTGCTGACGTGGACGTTCTGGTACCGGCGGCGGATGCGCGTGCGCAACAGCGTCCACATCCCGGGCCGCGACGGCGTCACCGAAACCGCCGGCCGCTGA